In Cydia splendana chromosome 3, ilCydSple1.2, whole genome shotgun sequence, one DNA window encodes the following:
- the LOC134806660 gene encoding solute carrier family 22 member 1-like, giving the protein MTYTCGGGGGGGGDGGGGGGGGGGDPARVRLVDADPCPCSNPTWDKSVFTETVQTKFGLICERKKEISLSETCAYGGMLIGAFLFGLLSDRFGRLMMFSVSFVVTALAGVAVSQSPNMTAFFIFRFFEGLGAGGCIVTSFVLLIEYAGSKYRETLTALYHVPINLGHLLMAGVSYGLRDAFQFQLAISIPMFLFGFAVFFLNESPLWLLTRNYKERTVKAMQSIAKFNKKPDSTISADIDAYYYSTQGTQQEKIQLYHIFKYRKATINLLCMAYMYLVCGMGYYGVSQYISKMSGKVHVNIAISAVLVMPGTFISVFLLNKIGRKPFLLSSILLAGIFMLVTVLVPSNFEPAWLKVLFACISNCFFFMAFIVVFLYGVELFPTQIRNSALGVLSLLSRAGMMIAPQINNLNPTVAGYVFAALALIGGVLTICLPETKNRELPSTLQ; this is encoded by the exons ATGACGTACACatgtggtggtggtggtggtggtggtggtgatggtggtggtggtggtggtggtggtggtggagACCCAGCACGGGTACGCCTGGTGGACGCGGATCCGTGTCCATGCAGCAACCCGACATGGGACAAAAGCGTGTTCACGGAGACCGTACAGACTAAATTTGGGTTGATTTGTGAGAGGAAAAAAGAAATCAGCCTATCGGAGACATGTGCATATGGTGGAATGTTAATCGGAGCTTTCTTGTTCGGACTATTATCTGACAG atttGGTCGTCTAATGATGTTCAGCGTAAGCTTCGTAGTCACTGCACTTGCTGGAGTTGCTGTCAGCCAGTCACCAAACATGACAGCGTTCTTTATCTTCAGATTCTTCGAAGGCCTCGGTGCCGGTGGTTGCATCGTCACCAGCTTCGTACTATTAATCGAATACGCTGGATCAAAATATCGGGAAACTCTCACAGCGCTGTATCACGTACCTATTAATTTAGGTCATCTATTAATGGCTGGAGTTTCGTATGGGCTGAGAGACGCTTTTCAATTTCAACTTGCCATTTCTATTCCCATGTTCTTGTTTGGATTTGCTGTTTTCTTTTTAAACGAATCTCCGTTGTGGTTGCTAACTAGAAATTATAAAGAAAGAACTGTGAAGGCGATGCAGTCAATTGCGAAATT CAATAAGAAGCCAGATAGTACTATCAGCGCAGATATCGATGCATACTACTACAGTACCCAAGGCACTCAGCAAGAGAAAATTCAACTCTACCACATATTCAAATACAGAAAAGCTACCATTAACCTGTTATGTATGGCTTACATGTACCTCGTTTGCGGCATGGGATACTACGGCGTTTCACAGTATATATCCAAGATGAGCGGTAAAGTCCATGTGAACATAGCAATTTCTGCTGTTCTAGTGATGCCAGGTACTTTTATTAGTGTATTCCTGCTCAACAAAATTGGTAGGAAACCTTTTCTTCTTTCTTCAATTTTATTGGCTGGCATATTTATGTTAGTTACTGTATTAGTGCCTAGTAACTTTGAACCAGCTTGGCTAAAAGTGCTCTTTGCATGCATTTCAAATTGTTTCTTTTTCATGGCCTTTATTGTGGTCTTTCTTTATGGGGTGGAACTATTCCCGACTCAGATCCGCAATTCGGCGCTTGGTGTTTTGTCATTATTATCCAGGGCCGGTATGATGATAGCTCCGCAGATCAATAACCTGAATCCGACTGTAGCGGGGTATGTGTTCGCGGCACTGGCTCTAATAGGCGGTGTCTTAACTATTTGTTTACCTGAGACGAAGAACCGGGAGCTGCCGTCCACTTTGCAATAA
- the LOC134806661 gene encoding solute carrier family 22 member 1-like, whose amino-acid sequence MVMLNPAEVYFKKLTRYHIYFIGVFFATKFMSVWHTLNIIFLSPPMHYTCGGDEAAKENACPCDNPIWDYSMFTKTVQTKFGIICDKMWLISMSESISFFGLLVGALVFGFLSDRYGRLLIYAICQIIISLAGCLVTVTHTFWLFCITRFFEGAGNGGAIVSGYVLCVEFSGTDYRPSVSTFIHMASNLGLICLACISYLLRDCDQFQLAISVPVMFCAIIKFLLLESPKWLMDKNKKEEAIKVMEKVCRFNKVPHDTVRAEIETYLSSQSDNKSEDIKFHHIFKYRNHTKNFFVMAYLYFVCGMCYYGVSQFIGKMSPTVHLNTVINGTLLTIGTIIGMLVVNRFGRRPFLRTTMFLSGVFMLIVICVPVTFNPSWVRTMFAGLSSSCYYMSFIVIFLYGVELFPTNIRSSTLGVLSLVSRIGQVIGPQINALSNTAAACTFGISALIGALVTFFLPETKGKALPSTLEEDTHVRFLNRVSAISTADDRQPPVSSQSKPSNSRN is encoded by the exons ATGGTAATGTTAAATCCAGCAGAGGTATACTTTAAGAAACTTACACGTTACCACATTTACTTTATAGGCGTGTTTTTCGCTACCAAGTTTATGTCTGTTTGGCATACCCTTAACATAATTTTTCTGTCGCCGCCGATGCATTATACTTGTGGCGGCGATGAAGCAGCGAAGGAAAATGCGTGTCCCTGTGACAACCCAATCTGGGATTACAGTATGTTCACGAAAACAGTGCAGACAAAATTTGGGATCATATGCGACAAAATGTGGCTCATAAGTATGAGTGAAAGCATTTCTTTCTTCGGCTTGCTTGTAGGAGCCTTAGTTTTTGGATTTTTGTCCGACAG ATATGGGCGCCTACTGATATATGCTATATGCCAGATAATCATCAGCTTGGCTGGTTGTTTAGTGACCGTCACTCACACATTTTGGCTCTTCTGCATTACGAGATTCTTCGAAGGCGCCGGCAATGGCGGCGCAATCGTTTCCGGCTACGTACTATGCGTGGAGTTCAGTGGAACTGACTACCGCCCGTCTGTATCTACATTCATTCACATGGCCTCCAACTTAGGACTCATCTGTCTAGCTTGCATATCTTACCTACTAAGGGATTGCGATCAATTTCAACTGGCGATCTCTGTGCCTGTCATGTTCTGTGCCATCATAAAATTCTTGCTCTTGGAGTCACCGAAATGGTTAATGGACAAAAACAAGAAAGAGGAGGCGATTAAAGTCATGGAGAAAGTTTGTCGCTT CAATAAAGTACCCCACGATACGGTCAGAGCTGAGATAGAAACATACCTTTCATCACAAAGTGATAATAAATCAGAGGACATAAAATTTCACCACATCTTTAAATATAGAAACCACACTAAGAATTTTTTTGTTATGGCGTATCTATATTTCGTTTGTGGCATGTGTTACTACGGAGTTTCACAGTTCATAGGAAAAATGAGTCCAACAGTTCATCTAAATACAGTGATTAATGGGACCTTATTAACGATAGGGACCATTATTGGCATGCTTGTAGTAAATAGGTTCGGGAGAAGACCATTCCTTAGAACAACTATGTTTCTATCTGGTGTATTCATGTTAATCGTAATTTGTGTGCCGGTGACTTTCAATCCTTCCTGGGTAAGAACAATGTTTGCCGGTTTATCTAGTTCATGCTATTAtatgtcttttattgttatttttcttTACGGTGTTGAATTATTTCCTACAAATATACGTAGTTCTACGTTAGGTGTTTTATCACTTGTGTCCAGAATTGGGCAGGTTATAGGTCCTCAAATAAATGCTTTATCAAATACTGCAGCGGCTTGTACATTTGGAATTTCGGCTCTTATCGGAGCTcttgtaactttttttttacctgAGACAAAAGGAAAGGCACTACCTTCTACCTTAGAAGAAGATACTCATGTTAGATTTCTAAATCGAGTTAGCGCCATTTCGACAGCTGACGACAGGCAACCACCTGTGTCATCACAGTCAAAACCTAGCAACTCACGAAATTAA
- the LOC134806256 gene encoding forkhead box protein E1-like — translation MARPVDRSKWRRRKFIKPPPDDDNDCASLAWLLNFRLDEFVNVKVPEDEPDVDPEPTVVRKPPYTYPELIERALREKGELTVSAIYQWISDRFPYYKANDERWKNSVRHNLSINPHFRKGARAPHGAGHLWSLAANAIDLLPLRHQRVDEEVYEAHIIECPKVIVLDEAAIAAASIIPDQDLFSGSTMFLNPVSTEQVVRECGLITVD, via the exons ATGGCCCGCCCTGTTGACAGATCGAAATGGCGGCGAAGAAAATTCATAAAACCACCACCAGACGACGACAATGATTGCGCCAGTCTTGCGTGGCTACTTAACTTTAGACTAGATGAGTTTGTGAACGTAAAAGTGCCTGAAGATGAGCCTGATGTGGATCCTGAACCGACGGTGGTGAGGAAGCCTCCCTATACGTACCCGGAGCTGATTGAGCGGGCGTTGAGAGAGAAAGGAGAGTTGACGGTGTCTGCTATATACCAATGGATCTC CGATCGCTTCCCCTACTACAAGGCCAACGACGAGCGTTGGAAGAACTCCGTGCGCCACAACCTGTCCATCAACCCCCACTTTAGGAAGGGGGCGCGAGCCCCCCACGGCGCGGGGCACCTCTGGTCCCTCGCCGCCAACGCCATCGACCTCTTACCTTTAAGACACCAGCGGGTGGACGAGGAAGTTTATGAAGCACACATAATTGAATGCCCCAAG GTTATTGTCCTGGACGAGGCGGCGATAGCAGCGGCCAGCATTATTCCTGATCAAGATTTATTCTCAGGCAGTACGA TGTTTCTGAACCCGGTGTCGACAGAACAGGTAGTTCGCGAGTGTGGACTCATCACAGTAGACTAA